One region of Flavobacterium sp. GSB-24 genomic DNA includes:
- a CDS encoding radical SAM protein yields MKTKLFVITPPFTQLNTPYPATAYIKGFLNTKNIESAQADLGIDVILELFSKKGLIDLFQVSSFRFEVANIEVSDNSKRIFALQDEYIKTIDSVIQFLQGKNPTLALQICQEDFLPEASRFAQLEELDWAFGTMGTQDKAKHLATLYLEDISDFIVECVDDNFGFSRYAERLGRSANSFDELYEALQQKPTYIDSILISLLKAKIEAIKPTLFLISVPFPGNLYSAFRCAQWVKQNHPEIKISMGGGFPNTELRSISDKRVFEFFDFITLDDGEVPIEELIFNLENPDYNSYKRTFLLENGEVVYKNNSLKHDYKQAYVGTPDYSDLPLDKYISVIEIVNPMHRMWSDGRWNKLTMAHGCYWGKCTFCDISLDYIKVYEPVAASLLCDRMEELIEQTGQNGFHFVDEAAPPALMRALALEILKRKLAVTWWTNIRFEKSFSKDLCLLLKASGCIAVSGGLEVASDRLLKLIDKGVTVEQVAKVTRNFTEAGIMVHAYLMYGYPTQTIQETVDSLEMVRQLFEAGVLQSGFWHQFALTAHSPVGLYPAKFGVTKKTEAIGTFANNDIDYTDSTGINHDKFSFGLKKSLFNFMHGICFDYELQDWFDFKIPKTKIHPDFIFDALQEQNDFNTKPNAKVVWLGGKPSAEIFIKSKKGRSWEMMSLTFHDKKESFNIQTSKEEGEWLISILSKISISSAKNYTFQEVKNDFETSLEDFELFWYSKPINTLREFGLLVL; encoded by the coding sequence TTGAAAACGAAACTTTTTGTAATTACGCCTCCTTTTACCCAACTGAATACTCCGTATCCGGCAACGGCATATATAAAAGGTTTTCTGAATACCAAAAATATCGAATCGGCTCAGGCTGATTTGGGGATTGATGTGATTTTAGAATTGTTTTCGAAAAAAGGATTAATTGATTTGTTTCAAGTTTCAAGTTTCAGATTTGAAGTTGCAAACATTGAAGTTTCAGATAATTCCAAGAGAATTTTTGCTTTACAAGACGAATACATCAAGACGATTGATTCTGTAATTCAGTTTTTGCAGGGGAAAAATCCAACTTTGGCATTGCAGATTTGTCAGGAAGATTTTCTGCCGGAAGCTTCTCGTTTTGCACAGTTAGAAGAACTCGATTGGGCTTTTGGAACAATGGGAACACAGGATAAAGCCAAACACTTAGCAACTTTATACCTCGAAGACATTTCCGATTTTATTGTTGAATGTGTCGACGATAATTTTGGTTTCAGCAGATATGCCGAACGTTTAGGCCGAAGTGCAAATTCTTTTGATGAATTGTACGAAGCACTTCAACAGAAACCAACTTATATTGATTCGATTTTGATTTCGCTTTTGAAAGCAAAAATTGAAGCTATAAAACCAACTTTGTTTTTAATTTCAGTTCCTTTTCCTGGAAATTTATACAGTGCTTTTCGTTGCGCACAATGGGTAAAACAGAATCATCCCGAAATTAAAATTTCGATGGGAGGCGGTTTCCCAAATACAGAATTGCGTTCAATTTCTGACAAACGTGTTTTTGAATTTTTCGATTTTATCACTTTAGACGACGGAGAAGTTCCAATTGAAGAATTAATTTTTAACTTAGAAAATCCAGATTACAATTCTTATAAAAGAACTTTTTTATTGGAAAATGGAGAAGTAGTTTATAAAAATAATTCCTTAAAACACGACTACAAACAAGCTTATGTAGGAACTCCAGATTATTCAGATCTGCCGTTGGATAAATATATTTCAGTAATTGAAATTGTAAATCCGATGCATAGAATGTGGAGTGACGGACGTTGGAATAAGCTTACAATGGCGCACGGCTGTTATTGGGGAAAATGTACTTTCTGCGATATTTCATTAGATTATATAAAAGTCTACGAACCCGTTGCAGCAAGTCTGCTTTGTGATCGAATGGAAGAATTGATCGAACAAACTGGACAAAACGGATTCCATTTTGTTGATGAAGCTGCACCGCCGGCTTTAATGCGTGCTTTGGCGCTTGAAATTCTAAAAAGAAAACTGGCCGTAACCTGGTGGACGAATATTCGCTTTGAAAAAAGTTTTTCAAAAGATTTATGTTTACTGCTAAAAGCTTCTGGTTGTATTGCTGTTTCTGGTGGTTTGGAAGTAGCCTCAGATCGATTATTAAAATTAATTGATAAAGGTGTAACTGTAGAACAGGTCGCGAAAGTGACTCGAAATTTTACTGAAGCCGGAATTATGGTTCATGCGTATTTAATGTACGGATATCCAACGCAGACCATTCAGGAAACAGTTGACAGTCTCGAAATGGTGCGTCAATTGTTTGAAGCAGGAGTTTTACAATCTGGATTTTGGCATCAATTTGCTTTAACAGCACATAGTCCTGTCGGATTATATCCTGCAAAATTTGGCGTAACCAAAAAAACAGAAGCAATTGGAACTTTTGCCAATAATGATATTGATTACACAGATTCTACAGGAATTAATCATGATAAATTCAGTTTCGGATTAAAGAAATCACTTTTTAATTTCATGCACGGAATCTGTTTTGATTATGAATTGCAAGACTGGTTTGATTTTAAAATTCCGAAAACCAAAATTCATCCCGATTTTATTTTTGATGCACTTCAGGAACAAAATGATTTCAATACAAAACCAAATGCAAAAGTGGTTTGGCTTGGCGGAAAACCATCTGCTGAAATTTTTATAAAATCGAAAAAAGGAAGAAGCTGGGAAATGATGTCTTTAACCTTTCACGATAAAAAAGAAAGTTTCAATATTCAAACCAGCAAAGAAGAAGGGGAGTGGCTGATTTCAATCTTGTCTAAAATTTCAATTTCAAGTGCTAAAAATTATACCTTTCAAGAAGTGAAAAATGATTTCGAAACTTCATTAGAAGATTTCGAATTATTTTGGTATTCTAAACCTATAAATACGCTTCGTGAATTTGGATTATTAGTGCTTTAA
- a CDS encoding T9SS type B sorting domain-containing protein has product MKQTLLLYFIFFTASITAQNIQWQNTIGGNDYDWCDFIEKTSDGNYISGGYSYSNISGDKNENSRGQNDFWFFKLDDLTGNLLWQKTIGGTSNDHLVSAKETTDGGYILGGYSSSGISGEKTQNTKGGDDYWVVKLDSNRNIVWDKTYGGTGTDRLTCIIETEDGGYLIGGESDSNISGDKNENSKGSIDIWVIKIDNLGTIVWQKTIGGNAADLISSISKTNDHKYVVVSSSSSNISGDKTQNSKGIFDYWILKLDLDGSIIWQNTIGGNNGDYAKSIIATADGNYFIGGDSSSRISGDKTENTINNSNDVWLVKLNNNGQLIWQKNFGGDDTEIFSNMRLTSDNGLVLGIMSYSGISGMKTEASQGNRDYWIIKLDSNNILEWDKAFGGSSVDQTQSIVQSNDGSYVIAGWSQSDISGDKTENKSGLQDFWILKFNVCNTAEPIADLSQSFCTQQNATLSDVQIIGQNIKWYDTGFSAYSLPSTTVLENDRTYYVSQTLNNCESERLAITVKIQDTPNPIANSPQQFCIQKNATINDIEIIGQNIKWYESTSSNNTLSEEIFLENGITYYASQTISNCESNRIPITINILEATTGDCINLVEQLPFPKFFTPNGDGFNDLWTIDPDYLAPNTGIKIFDRYGKFIKELAPSASWDGTYLGHQEPAADYWFIVKRLNGTEFRGHFSLKR; this is encoded by the coding sequence ATGAAACAAACTTTACTTTTATATTTCATATTCTTCACAGCATCAATTACAGCACAAAATATTCAATGGCAAAATACTATTGGTGGTAATGATTATGATTGGTGTGACTTCATAGAAAAAACAAGTGACGGAAATTACATTTCTGGAGGATATTCATACTCAAATATTTCTGGAGATAAAAATGAAAACTCAAGAGGACAAAATGATTTTTGGTTTTTTAAACTTGATGATTTAACTGGTAATTTGTTATGGCAAAAAACTATTGGCGGTACTAGCAACGACCACTTAGTTTCTGCGAAAGAAACCACAGATGGAGGTTACATATTAGGCGGATATAGCTCGTCTGGAATTTCTGGCGAAAAAACTCAAAATACTAAAGGAGGTGACGACTATTGGGTTGTAAAGCTTGATTCTAATAGAAATATCGTTTGGGACAAAACATATGGAGGAACTGGTACAGATAGATTAACATGTATAATTGAAACTGAAGACGGAGGTTATTTAATTGGTGGAGAATCTGATTCTAATATTTCTGGCGATAAAAATGAAAACTCGAAAGGCAGTATTGACATCTGGGTTATCAAGATAGATAATCTAGGGACAATAGTCTGGCAAAAAACAATTGGAGGAAATGCTGCCGATTTAATTTCATCTATCAGTAAAACAAATGATCATAAGTATGTTGTAGTCTCATCTTCAAGTTCTAATATATCTGGTGACAAAACTCAAAATTCCAAAGGAATTTTTGATTACTGGATTTTAAAACTTGATCTTGACGGATCCATCATTTGGCAAAATACTATTGGCGGAAATAATGGAGATTATGCAAAATCAATAATAGCAACAGCTGATGGAAACTATTTTATTGGTGGAGATTCTTCTTCTAGAATATCAGGTGATAAAACAGAAAACACTATAAATAACTCTAATGATGTCTGGCTTGTAAAATTAAATAACAATGGACAATTAATTTGGCAGAAGAATTTTGGAGGCGATGATACTGAAATTTTTTCTAATATGAGATTAACATCTGATAATGGTTTGGTTCTAGGAATAATGTCTTACTCAGGAATTTCTGGAATGAAAACAGAAGCTTCTCAAGGTAACCGCGATTATTGGATTATAAAACTAGATTCAAATAATATATTGGAATGGGATAAGGCTTTTGGAGGTTCTAGTGTTGATCAGACCCAGTCTATAGTTCAATCTAATGATGGTTCTTATGTTATTGCCGGCTGGTCACAATCTGATATTTCTGGAGACAAAACTGAAAACAAAAGTGGTCTGCAAGATTTTTGGATTCTTAAATTTAATGTTTGCAATACCGCAGAACCAATTGCCGATCTCTCACAATCTTTCTGCACACAACAAAATGCAACTTTAAGTGATGTTCAAATTATTGGACAAAATATAAAATGGTACGACACCGGCTTTTCCGCATATTCTTTACCAAGTACAACTGTACTGGAAAACGATAGAACTTATTATGTTTCGCAAACTCTAAACAACTGCGAAAGCGAAAGATTAGCAATTACTGTAAAAATTCAAGATACACCAAATCCAATTGCTAATTCTCCACAGCAATTTTGCATTCAAAAAAATGCTACCATTAATGATATTGAAATTATTGGACAAAATATAAAATGGTATGAAAGTACTTCCTCAAATAATACTTTATCTGAAGAAATATTCCTAGAAAATGGAATTACCTATTATGCTTCTCAAACCATAAGCAATTGCGAAAGTAATAGAATTCCAATTACAATAAATATTTTAGAAGCAACAACTGGTGATTGTATCAATTTAGTTGAGCAACTTCCTTTTCCGAAATTTTTCACTCCAAATGGTGATGGCTTTAATGACCTTTGGACAATTGATCCAGATTATTTAGCACCAAATACAGGAATTAAAATTTTTGACAGATATGGAAAATTCATTAAAGAATTAGCTCCAAGCGCTTCTTGGGACGGAACCTATCTCGGTCATCAAGAACCTGCCGCAGATTATTGGTTTATTGTAAAAAGATTAAATGGAACAGAATTTAGGGGTCATTTTAGTTTAAAAAGATAA
- a CDS encoding MFS transporter codes for MKTNPNQKNSLKHVLFGSLIGTTIEFFDFYIYANAAVLVFPQLFFPSSDSTMATLESLATFSIAFLSRPLGSAFFGHYGDKIGRKFTLVAALLTMGISTVTIGFLPSYASIGVAAPLLLMLCRFGQGVGLGGEWGGAVLLAIENAPPNKRAWYGMFPQLGAPIGLLLSGGTFLLLTDSMSNEDFMEYGWRIPFIASSLLVIVGFYIRTKITETPSFENSKKEHEEVKVPFLELVKSYKNQLIFGTFAAITTFLVFYLMTVFTLSWATSDLGIVKRDGLLIQLFSVLFFAIFIPVSAVVADKIGRRKMLIIATAAIAIFGFFFSYFLSSGNIVLVTTFACIGMALMGFTYGPLGTFLSELFPTNVRYSGASLTFNMAGILGAAFAPMIAIWLASTYSVSYVGLYLTAAAFISLISFLVISKDEHKF; via the coding sequence ATGAAAACGAACCCGAATCAAAAGAACTCCCTAAAACATGTTCTTTTTGGAAGCCTTATTGGCACGACAATCGAATTTTTTGATTTTTATATTTATGCCAACGCCGCGGTGTTGGTTTTCCCTCAGTTATTTTTTCCAAGTTCAGATTCTACAATGGCGACATTAGAATCTTTAGCTACTTTTTCAATTGCATTTTTATCCCGTCCGTTAGGTTCTGCTTTTTTTGGACATTATGGAGATAAAATCGGTCGTAAATTTACTTTGGTTGCAGCTTTGCTGACTATGGGAATTTCGACAGTTACAATCGGATTTTTGCCAAGTTACGCCAGTATTGGTGTTGCCGCTCCATTATTATTGATGCTATGCCGTTTCGGTCAAGGTGTTGGTTTAGGAGGCGAATGGGGAGGAGCAGTTTTATTGGCGATAGAAAATGCACCGCCAAATAAACGTGCTTGGTACGGAATGTTTCCACAATTGGGCGCTCCAATAGGTTTGTTACTTTCTGGTGGAACTTTTCTACTATTAACGGATTCTATGAGCAATGAGGATTTTATGGAGTATGGGTGGAGAATTCCGTTTATTGCCAGTTCGCTTTTGGTAATAGTAGGTTTTTATATTAGAACCAAAATTACGGAAACCCCTTCTTTTGAAAATTCTAAAAAAGAACACGAAGAAGTAAAAGTCCCATTTTTAGAATTAGTTAAATCATATAAAAATCAACTTATTTTTGGAACCTTTGCAGCGATTACAACCTTTTTAGTTTTTTACTTAATGACAGTTTTTACATTAAGCTGGGCAACTTCGGACTTAGGAATTGTAAAAAGAGATGGTTTATTAATACAATTATTTTCGGTATTGTTTTTTGCTATTTTTATTCCAGTTTCGGCTGTAGTGGCTGATAAAATCGGACGTCGTAAAATGCTTATTATTGCGACGGCGGCAATCGCAATTTTCGGCTTTTTCTTTTCTTACTTTTTAAGCTCAGGAAATATTGTTTTAGTGACCACATTTGCCTGCATAGGAATGGCTTTAATGGGATTTACTTACGGCCCGCTTGGAACTTTTCTATCTGAGTTATTTCCAACAAACGTTCGTTATTCAGGTGCTTCACTAACTTTTAATATGGCAGGAATTCTAGGCGCTGCTTTCGCACCTATGATTGCGATTTGGCTGGCTTCAACTTACAGTGTGAGTTACGTAGGTTTGTATTTAACAGCTGCTGCGTTTATTTCTTTAATTTCATTTTTGGTAATTAGTAAAGACGAGCATAAATTTTAA